A part of Bacteroidia bacterium genomic DNA contains:
- a CDS encoding MIP/aquaporin family protein, whose protein sequence is MSPFIAEIIGTMLLILLGNGVVANVLLNKTKGNNSGLIVIALAWGMAVFTGVWVAGPYSGAHLNPAVTLGLAVAGKFEWAQVAPYIVAQFIGAGLGQTLVWLAYKDHYAATDDRDAKLATFCTGPAIRNTVSNLLTELIGTFVLVFAVLYAVSPSFAADGVSNATIGLGTLGALPVALLVVAIGLSLGGPTGYAINPARDLGPRIMHVVLPVPDKRDSDWSYAWIPVAGPVLGALAAAGLYMALG, encoded by the coding sequence ATGTCTCCATTTATCGCTGAAATTATTGGCACCATGCTCCTGATCTTATTGGGAAATGGCGTGGTCGCAAATGTGCTCCTCAACAAAACCAAAGGCAACAACAGCGGCTTAATTGTCATTGCACTCGCGTGGGGCATGGCTGTCTTTACGGGTGTCTGGGTAGCCGGGCCTTACAGTGGGGCCCATCTCAATCCTGCTGTTACCCTCGGCCTTGCTGTAGCAGGAAAGTTTGAGTGGGCGCAGGTAGCTCCTTACATCGTCGCTCAGTTTATCGGGGCGGGCCTGGGACAAACACTCGTCTGGCTGGCTTACAAAGATCATTATGCAGCTACAGATGACCGTGATGCCAAACTTGCCACTTTCTGCACAGGACCAGCAATCCGAAATACTGTCAGTAATCTCCTTACCGAACTTATCGGAACCTTCGTGCTTGTGTTTGCGGTTTTGTATGCGGTCAGTCCTTCATTTGCTGCTGATGGCGTCTCAAACGCGACCATTGGGCTGGGCACACTGGGCGCTCTTCCCGTGGCTTTGCTGGTCGTTGCTATTGGTCTTTCGCTGGGCGGACCGACCGGCTACGCCATTAACCCTGCCCGGGACCTGGGACCAAGAATTATGCATGTAGTTTTGCCGGTACCCGACAAAAGAGATAGCGACTGGAGCTATGCCTGGATTCCGGTAGCCGGGCCGGTTTTGGGCGCGTTAGCCGCTGCCGGATTATACATGGCCTTAGGGTGA
- a CDS encoding ribose-phosphate pyrophosphokinase: MSSPIKIFSGSASRYLAEKISDFFGSPLGKIELLKFSDGEMQVYYEESIRGSDIFLVQSTFAPGDNIMELLLMIDAARRASANQVVVVIPYFGYARQDRKFKSRVSVGAKLVANILTAAGADRIVTMDLHAGQIQGFFDIPLDHLDASAVFVPFLKSLNLENLCIASPDIGGSARARKYAQLLEAELIIVDKHRVRPNEVESMQVIGDPKERNVVLIDDLIDTAGTLCKAADLLMESGALSVRAVATHPILSGNAYERIANSKLKEVAVTDTIPVKQQVHNLKVISIAPVFAKAFRKIHNFESISSLFLS, from the coding sequence ATGTCATCGCCAATAAAAATATTCTCGGGTTCTGCATCCCGATACCTGGCCGAAAAGATTTCGGATTTTTTCGGTTCACCTTTAGGTAAAATAGAATTGCTAAAATTTAGCGACGGGGAAATGCAGGTGTACTACGAAGAGTCAATCAGAGGTTCTGATATTTTTCTGGTACAGTCAACATTCGCGCCTGGGGATAATATCATGGAGCTTCTCCTGATGATTGATGCGGCAAGAAGAGCATCCGCCAATCAGGTAGTAGTAGTGATTCCCTATTTTGGTTACGCACGTCAGGATCGGAAATTCAAGTCCAGAGTTTCTGTAGGGGCGAAACTGGTAGCCAATATATTGACCGCAGCAGGTGCAGACCGGATTGTGACAATGGATCTTCACGCAGGTCAAATCCAGGGATTCTTTGACATTCCGCTCGATCATCTTGACGCTTCGGCGGTTTTTGTGCCTTTCCTCAAAAGCCTGAATCTGGAGAATCTTTGCATCGCATCCCCTGACATTGGCGGTTCTGCCCGGGCCAGGAAGTATGCGCAGCTTCTCGAAGCAGAGCTTATTATTGTGGATAAACACAGGGTAAGGCCCAACGAAGTCGAATCCATGCAGGTGATCGGAGACCCTAAAGAGCGAAATGTTGTACTCATTGATGACCTCATTGATACAGCAGGTACACTCTGTAAGGCAGCGGATCTATTGATGGAAAGTGGTGCGCTCTCAGTCAGAGCAGTAGCTACCCACCCGATTCTTTCTGGTAATGCTTACGAAAGAATCGCAAACTCCAAATTAAAGGAGGTGGCAGTTACAGATACCATTCCCGTCAAACAACAAGTACATAACCTGAAAGTCATCAGTATCGCACCTGTATTTGCGAAGGCCTTCAGGAAAATACATAACTTTGAATCAATTAGTTCACTGTTTCTAAGCTAA